From Rhodovastum atsumiense, a single genomic window includes:
- a CDS encoding metallophosphoesterase family protein, protein MTTIRFLHAADLHLDSPLRGLEADPGAPVEQIRGATRRALERLVDLALVEDVAFVLIAGDIYDGDWPDYGTGLFFGHQMARLARAGKRVFAIRGNHDAQNRITRSLRLPDGVRLLPARRPETVELPDLGIAVHGQSFAAQDVTDNLMRAYPKPVAGLVNIGLLHTCLEQVGGPHPRYAPCTRAELTAHGYEYWALGHIHAREVVCENPWIVFPGNLQGRHVNETGAKGATLVTVAEGRVVAAEHRALDDFRWARLSVDLTGLETEEAALAEIATRLGVALDAAGGRGLAARVTLTGATILHGALAGLREKLVNEARMLSALFWIEGVEIRTRPARPAALAARGDALGALARRIATLAEAPPEALLAEWPAQLLGRLPPGTLPPEHPLHDPAQVLARARDLLLARLEEG, encoded by the coding sequence TTGACGACCATCCGCTTCCTGCACGCGGCGGATCTGCACCTGGACAGTCCGCTGCGCGGCCTTGAAGCCGATCCGGGCGCCCCGGTCGAGCAGATCCGCGGCGCGACCCGGCGGGCGCTGGAACGGCTGGTCGATCTTGCCCTGGTCGAGGACGTCGCCTTCGTGCTGATCGCGGGCGACATCTATGACGGCGACTGGCCCGACTACGGCACCGGGCTGTTCTTCGGCCACCAGATGGCGCGGCTGGCCCGGGCGGGCAAGCGCGTCTTCGCCATCCGCGGCAACCACGATGCCCAGAACCGCATCACCCGCTCGCTGCGCCTGCCCGATGGCGTGCGCCTGCTGCCGGCGCGGCGGCCGGAGACGGTGGAGCTGCCCGATCTCGGCATCGCCGTGCACGGCCAGAGCTTCGCCGCCCAGGACGTTACCGACAACCTGATGCGCGCCTATCCGAAACCGGTGGCGGGGCTGGTGAACATCGGCCTGCTGCACACCTGCCTGGAGCAGGTCGGCGGGCCGCATCCGCGCTATGCGCCCTGCACCCGGGCCGAGCTGACGGCGCATGGCTATGAATACTGGGCGCTCGGCCACATTCATGCGCGCGAGGTGGTCTGCGAAAATCCCTGGATCGTCTTTCCCGGCAACCTGCAGGGACGGCACGTCAACGAAACCGGCGCCAAGGGCGCCACGCTGGTGACGGTGGCCGAGGGCCGCGTGGTCGCGGCCGAGCACCGGGCATTGGACGATTTCCGCTGGGCACGGCTGAGCGTCGATCTCACCGGCCTGGAAACCGAGGAAGCGGCGCTGGCCGAGATCGCCACCCGGCTGGGGGTGGCGCTGGACGCGGCTGGCGGGCGCGGGCTGGCGGCGCGGGTGACGCTGACCGGAGCGACCATTTTGCACGGCGCGCTGGCGGGGCTGCGGGAGAAGCTGGTCAACGAGGCCCGCATGCTCTCGGCGCTGTTCTGGATCGAGGGGGTGGAAATTCGCACGCGTCCGGCACGGCCGGCGGCACTGGCGGCGCGCGGCGACGCGCTGGGGGCGCTGGCGCGGCGCATCGCCACCCTGGCCGAGGCGCCGCCGGAGGCGCTGCTGGCGGAATGGCCGGCGCAGTTGCTCGGGCGGCTGCCGCCGGGGACGCTGCCGCCGGAGCACCCGCTGCACGATCCGGCACAGGTGCTGGCGCGGGCGCGCGACCTGCTGCTGGCCCGGCTGGAGGAGGGCTGA
- the queC gene encoding 7-cyano-7-deazaguanine synthase QueC, with protein sequence MAHQDAARDAALVLFSGGQDSTTCLAWALARYPRVETIGFAYGQRHAVELDCRAPLRAGVAGLQDWSGRLGPDHVIDLGASLAAIGATALTTETEIRMTEAGLPSTFVPGRNLVFLAYAAALAYRRGLRRIVAGVCETDYSGYPDCRDDTIKAMQLALNLGLERRFVLETPLMWVDKAATWALAEELAGPPLVELIVEHSHSCYLGNRANRHEWGYGCGTCPACELRAAGWRRWREERI encoded by the coding sequence ATGGCCCATCAGGATGCCGCCCGGGACGCCGCGCTGGTGCTGTTCTCGGGCGGGCAGGATTCGACGACCTGCCTGGCCTGGGCGCTGGCCCGCTATCCCCGGGTGGAGACGATCGGCTTCGCCTATGGCCAGCGCCACGCCGTGGAACTCGACTGCCGGGCGCCGCTGCGCGCGGGAGTGGCCGGGCTGCAGGACTGGTCGGGCCGGCTCGGGCCCGACCACGTGATCGATCTCGGCGCCTCGCTGGCCGCGATCGGCGCCACCGCGCTGACCACCGAGACCGAGATCCGCATGACCGAGGCGGGGCTGCCGAGCACCTTCGTGCCGGGGCGCAACCTGGTTTTCCTCGCCTATGCTGCGGCGCTGGCGTACCGGCGCGGCCTGCGCCGGATCGTGGCCGGGGTGTGCGAGACCGACTATTCCGGCTACCCCGATTGCCGCGACGACACCATCAAGGCCATGCAGCTCGCGCTCAACCTGGGGCTGGAGCGGCGCTTCGTGCTGGAGACGCCGCTAATGTGGGTGGACAAGGCTGCCACCTGGGCGCTGGCCGAGGAACTGGCCGGGCCGCCGCTGGTCGAGCTGATCGTCGAGCACAGCCATAGTTGTTACCTGGGCAATCGCGCGAATCGGCACGAATGGGGCTATGGCTGCGGAACCTGCCCGGCCTGCGAGCTGCGCGCGGCGGGCTGGCGGCGATGGCGGGAGGAGCGCATTTGA